A genomic stretch from Caulobacter sp. FWC2 includes:
- a CDS encoding matrixin family metalloprotease, whose protein sequence is MTVVNDYRALASGSWNWSNTNQTFKPASLPTIVTYSFETWPSPDVRAIGNFNQAFWDSFQPLTDKQKAAAKAALDAWAAASGLVFIEVPSGVGDIRFGVYDFDVGGPNDSKHAAAYAHGPGGGLGGDVFVGKASYESMQLFLHEIGHALGLKHPFDGDPTLETALDNYSHTVMSYTSGGSNGSVLGDIDRAAIAYLYGAPGAPVPWSWSWDAVTLTMTQTNTAANAAIHGIGLNNVITVGDEAVVAAGSGANVIATGQKGTVDFQWNTDAKRASSVVTMGADAKINTANYNGSLRITAGDRADIFLPAASTTAAPNPDASVKITIGADGKVNGNTYANALSITAGANAQIFLPFLKDATPNALIKSTVTAGDLAKIYADNYIHGLEITAGAKASVNVNAGLADVKVGDGSSVFVITTTLGGLKTDQTSHFTFGAGGSFVGGNALGTNIIVSAGDTNVYGGKGAELVFTSGKNAYFTTGAGADIVIIATTGAPASAFSTSNNTDGTITTWVNNGVGADGKSQFWGFQNVEFAEFANSLYSFEQKAYLSAFPALKVAYGSLLRTAGVEMTHLAIADLSLRVGKGQINSAQAMGQILATADSTTSVASINYQFFTGKVPSLGGIDFLISPTGPNATNLNSVYYAQFDTVNRYINFAVNLGKNGEAKDSFAAKYGSLSLIDATKEAYKTIFGASPTDAKAHALIDGRIDYLAYYGGDGPNGVGTKAAMVGFLLAAAATEDVGVMAKSNDAWLTDLSDGSAPFAINILDPANGYYKADFIFGGA, encoded by the coding sequence ATGACGGTCGTGAACGACTACAGGGCGCTAGCGTCCGGCAGTTGGAACTGGTCCAACACCAATCAGACTTTCAAGCCAGCGAGTCTGCCTACCATCGTCACCTATTCGTTCGAGACTTGGCCGTCACCGGACGTCCGGGCGATCGGCAACTTCAACCAGGCGTTCTGGGATAGTTTCCAGCCGCTGACGGACAAGCAGAAGGCCGCCGCCAAAGCCGCCCTCGACGCCTGGGCGGCGGCCAGCGGTCTTGTCTTCATCGAGGTCCCCAGCGGTGTCGGCGACATCCGCTTCGGCGTCTACGACTTCGACGTTGGCGGACCTAACGATTCGAAGCACGCGGCCGCTTACGCCCACGGCCCTGGCGGCGGTCTGGGCGGCGACGTCTTCGTCGGCAAGGCCAGCTACGAGAGCATGCAGTTGTTTCTGCACGAGATTGGACACGCGCTGGGCCTGAAGCATCCGTTCGACGGCGACCCCACCCTTGAGACCGCGCTCGACAACTACAGCCACACGGTCATGAGCTACACCTCGGGCGGCTCGAACGGTTCGGTGCTGGGCGATATCGACCGGGCTGCCATCGCCTATCTCTACGGGGCGCCGGGCGCGCCGGTCCCCTGGAGCTGGTCGTGGGATGCGGTCACCCTGACCATGACCCAGACCAACACCGCCGCGAACGCCGCAATACATGGGATTGGCCTAAACAATGTGATCACCGTCGGCGACGAGGCCGTCGTGGCCGCCGGCTCGGGAGCCAACGTCATTGCGACCGGGCAGAAGGGCACGGTCGATTTTCAGTGGAACACCGATGCCAAGAGGGCGAGCAGCGTCGTCACCATGGGCGCGGACGCCAAGATCAACACCGCCAACTATAACGGCTCCCTGAGGATCACCGCCGGCGATCGCGCCGACATTTTCCTACCCGCTGCCTCGACCACCGCAGCGCCCAATCCCGATGCGTCGGTGAAGATCACGATCGGGGCGGACGGGAAGGTCAACGGCAATACATACGCCAATGCACTTTCGATCACGGCGGGCGCCAACGCGCAGATATTCCTACCTTTCCTTAAGGACGCAACGCCGAACGCCTTGATCAAGTCGACTGTGACGGCGGGCGACTTAGCCAAGATCTACGCCGACAACTACATCCATGGCCTGGAGATCACGGCCGGCGCGAAGGCTTCGGTGAACGTCAATGCGGGCCTCGCCGACGTGAAGGTGGGGGACGGCTCGTCCGTTTTCGTTATCACTACCACCCTGGGAGGCCTCAAGACCGATCAGACCAGCCATTTCACCTTCGGGGCCGGTGGCTCCTTCGTCGGAGGCAATGCGCTGGGGACGAACATCATCGTCTCGGCTGGCGACACAAACGTGTACGGCGGCAAGGGCGCGGAGTTGGTCTTCACCAGCGGCAAAAACGCCTATTTCACCACCGGCGCCGGCGCGGACATCGTGATTATCGCCACGACCGGGGCGCCGGCTTCCGCGTTCTCGACCTCTAACAACACGGATGGCACGATCACGACGTGGGTGAACAACGGCGTGGGCGCCGACGGCAAGAGCCAGTTCTGGGGTTTCCAGAACGTCGAGTTCGCCGAGTTCGCCAACAGCCTCTACAGCTTTGAGCAGAAGGCGTACCTGAGCGCCTTCCCGGCCTTGAAGGTCGCTTACGGATCCCTCCTGCGCACCGCCGGGGTGGAGATGACGCACCTGGCGATCGCCGACCTTTCGCTGCGCGTCGGCAAAGGCCAGATCAACAGCGCGCAGGCGATGGGCCAAATCCTCGCGACGGCCGACTCTACGACTTCGGTGGCGTCAATCAACTACCAGTTCTTCACCGGTAAGGTTCCGAGCCTTGGCGGCATCGACTTCCTGATCTCGCCGACCGGGCCCAACGCGACGAACCTCAACAGCGTCTACTACGCCCAGTTCGACACGGTGAACCGCTACATCAACTTCGCGGTGAACCTGGGCAAGAATGGCGAGGCCAAGGACAGCTTCGCGGCCAAGTACGGATCGCTCAGCCTGATCGATGCGACCAAGGAGGCCTATAAGACGATCTTCGGCGCGAGCCCGACCGACGCCAAGGCTCACGCTCTGATCGATGGGCGGATCGACTACCTGGCGTACTACGGCGGCGATGGCCCGAACGGCGTCGGTACCAAGGCGGCGATGGTCGGGTTCCTGCTGGCGGCCGCCGCGACCGAGGATGTTGGCGTCATGGCCAAGTCCAACGACGCCTGGTTGACCGATCTGTCGGACGGCTCGGCGCCTTTCGCGATCAATATCCTCGATCCGGCCAACGGCTACTACAAGGCCGACTTCATCTTCGGCGGCGCCTAG
- a CDS encoding DEAD/DEAH box helicase codes for MTQFSDLGLAKPLLKALAEKGYKEPTPIQAQAIPVVLQGKDLLGIAQTGTGKTAAFALPILQRLAENRMPAPRRGFRCLVLSPTRELATQIADNFKAYAVHMGLSVHTIYGGVKYGPQMKALAGGIDVLVATPGRLMDHMAEKSASVSGVEIFVLDEADQMLDLGFVVPIRKIAAQMSKNRQNLFFSATMPTEIGKLAAELLKDPVQVSVAPQATTVERIDQRVLFIEAQRKRPLLAEILAEPGVDRTIVFTRTKRGADRVAKYLNAAGIEAASIHGDKTQGQRERALAAFKAGEMRALVATDIAARGIDVNDVSHVINYELPNVPEAYVHRIGRTARKGKDGIAISFCADDERSLLKDIQKATRQVIPTFDRRNDKALAAAAAVADKLAPPEKYVDPRKADPRNDVPSELRRQRPRGRNGGGGGGGGGGGRSAGGQSAQGKGPQRQGQGRGQGQDQKAGAPRNEFRGPKPAAAAPEKRWSPID; via the coding sequence GTGACTCAATTTTCTGACCTTGGCCTGGCCAAGCCGCTGCTGAAGGCCCTTGCCGAGAAGGGCTACAAGGAGCCGACGCCGATCCAGGCCCAGGCCATCCCGGTGGTGCTGCAAGGCAAGGACCTGCTGGGCATCGCCCAGACCGGCACCGGCAAGACCGCCGCCTTCGCCCTGCCTATCCTGCAACGCCTGGCCGAGAACCGCATGCCGGCCCCGCGCCGCGGCTTCCGCTGCCTGGTGCTGTCGCCGACCCGCGAACTGGCCACCCAGATCGCCGACAACTTCAAGGCCTACGCCGTCCACATGGGCCTGTCGGTCCACACCATCTATGGCGGCGTGAAGTACGGCCCGCAGATGAAGGCCCTGGCGGGCGGCATCGACGTGCTGGTCGCCACCCCCGGCCGCCTGATGGACCACATGGCCGAGAAGTCGGCCAGCGTCTCGGGCGTCGAGATCTTCGTGCTCGACGAAGCCGACCAGATGCTGGACCTGGGCTTCGTGGTGCCGATCCGCAAGATCGCCGCCCAGATGTCCAAGAACCGCCAGAACCTGTTCTTCTCGGCCACCATGCCGACTGAGATCGGCAAGCTGGCCGCCGAACTGCTGAAGGATCCGGTGCAGGTCTCGGTCGCCCCGCAAGCCACCACCGTGGAACGCATCGACCAGCGCGTCCTGTTCATCGAGGCGCAACGCAAGCGTCCGCTGCTGGCCGAGATCCTGGCCGAGCCGGGCGTCGATCGTACGATCGTCTTCACCCGCACCAAGCGCGGCGCCGACCGCGTGGCCAAGTATCTGAACGCCGCCGGCATCGAGGCCGCCTCGATCCACGGCGACAAGACCCAGGGCCAGCGCGAGCGCGCCCTGGCCGCCTTCAAGGCCGGCGAGATGCGGGCCCTGGTGGCGACCGACATCGCCGCGCGCGGCATCGACGTCAACGACGTCAGCCACGTCATCAACTACGAGTTGCCCAATGTGCCGGAGGCCTATGTCCACCGGATCGGCCGCACCGCCCGCAAGGGCAAGGACGGCATCGCCATCAGCTTCTGCGCCGATGACGAACGCAGCCTGCTGAAGGACATCCAGAAGGCCACCCGCCAGGTGATCCCGACCTTCGACCGTCGCAACGACAAGGCCCTGGCCGCCGCCGCGGCCGTCGCCGACAAGCTGGCGCCGCCGGAGAAGTACGTCGATCCGCGCAAGGCCGATCCGCGCAACGACGTCCCGTCGGAACTGCGCCGTCAACGCCCCCGGGGCCGCAACGGTGGCGGCGGTGGCGGTGGCGGCGGCGGTGGACGCTCCGCCGGCGGACAATCGGCTCAGGGCAAGGGCCCGCAGCGTCAGGGTCAAGGCCGCGGTCAGGGCCAAGACCAGAAGGCCGGGGCTCCCCGAAACGAGTTCCGCGGCCCCAAGCCCGCAGCCGCTGCGCCCGAAAAGCGCTGGTCCCCGATCGATTAA
- a CDS encoding NAD(P)-dependent alcohol dehydrogenase: MATAKGYAAPAAGAPLAPFTFDRREPNADDVVIAIKHCGVCHSDIHMVDNGWGQSVYPIVPGHEITGVVTAVGASVTKFKEGDRVGVGCFVDSCTTCAARDLDREQYMPGLVQTYSSPQPGSDLPTYGGYSDHMVVKEGYVLSIPDNLALDAAAPLLCAGITLYSPLRHWNAGPGKKVAILGMGGLGHMGVKIAHAMGAEVTVLSQTLSKQADGLKMGADHYYATNDPKTFETLAGTLDLIVCTVSAGIDWGGYLNLLKVDGTMVLVGAPEEPVSLNAFALIPGRRTLAGSMIGSIKETQEMLDFCGQHEIVADIETIAIDQINEAYKRMHKSDVRYRFVIDMATL; this comes from the coding sequence ATGGCCACCGCTAAAGGCTATGCGGCTCCCGCCGCTGGCGCGCCGCTCGCGCCGTTCACCTTCGACCGCCGCGAGCCCAATGCCGACGACGTCGTCATCGCGATCAAGCACTGCGGCGTCTGCCACTCCGACATCCACATGGTCGACAACGGCTGGGGCCAAAGCGTCTATCCGATCGTGCCGGGCCACGAGATCACCGGCGTGGTCACCGCCGTCGGCGCCAGCGTCACCAAGTTCAAGGAAGGCGACCGCGTCGGCGTCGGCTGCTTCGTCGACAGCTGCACCACCTGCGCCGCCCGCGACCTGGACCGCGAGCAGTACATGCCCGGCCTGGTCCAGACCTACAGCAGCCCGCAGCCGGGCAGCGACCTGCCGACCTATGGCGGCTATTCCGACCACATGGTGGTCAAGGAAGGCTACGTCCTGTCGATCCCCGACAACCTGGCCCTGGACGCCGCCGCGCCGCTGCTGTGCGCGGGCATCACGCTCTATTCGCCGCTGCGCCACTGGAACGCCGGTCCGGGCAAGAAGGTCGCCATCCTGGGCATGGGCGGCCTGGGCCACATGGGCGTCAAGATCGCCCACGCCATGGGCGCGGAAGTCACGGTGCTGAGCCAGACCCTGTCCAAGCAGGCCGACGGCCTGAAGATGGGCGCCGACCATTACTACGCCACCAATGACCCGAAGACCTTCGAGACCCTGGCGGGGACGCTGGACCTGATCGTCTGCACGGTCTCGGCCGGCATCGACTGGGGCGGCTATCTGAACCTGCTAAAGGTCGACGGGACCATGGTGCTGGTCGGCGCGCCGGAAGAGCCGGTGTCGCTGAACGCCTTCGCCCTGATCCCTGGCCGCCGCACCCTGGCCGGCTCGATGATCGGCTCGATCAAGGAGACCCAGGAGATGCTCGACTTCTGCGGCCAGCACGAGATCGTCGCCGACATCGAGACCATCGCGATCGACCAGATCAACGAGGCCTACAAGCGCATGCACAAGAGCGACGTGCGCTACCGCTTCGTGATCGACATGGCGACGCTGTAG
- a CDS encoding PAS domain-containing protein, protein MGEGKPRAAPVLTRLAGGVMAERVRAFDWSQTSIGPRDAWSPSLRMAVDMILATNFPMALRWGPDLVLIYNDAYAPALRERHPETLGARLDQTSPDFQASIRAFHEDILAGTSGGFAFEKLPLKVTRGGVQEISYFTISYSPVPDATAPNGVGGVLVTAVEVSQSLAAEQTLRTTQERYEMARDVAGVVGAWEWDIQANKVYADARYAELHNVSPEFAEAGLPVQSYTPAVHPDDWPAVRDTAVKAANEGGDFSYEYRLVQADGSIRWVYTRGRAYLGDDGQPSRNTGVIVDITERKSVEAELAAARMDLDLAAQAAGMGRWDHKPHIGQRFWDPRARSIFGLSPDEAPSQETFERLLHPDDRQRVRAAVAAATDPSGSGAINLEYRIHRNDDGALRWVEISGRAFFESGQCVRFVGVVSDVTERREAVDRERRQEETLRQAVDAADVGTWDLDLDTGVLTFSDRCYQMFGLTLDQPVDRETVYGLIHPADSDRVRDTTRRAVDPDLRADYAVEYRVIGRDDHVERWLGAKGKVFFGDDDKPHRIVGALVNITERKRAELHLRLLVNELNHRVKNSLATIQAIAAQSFNGAHALDQAREAFSNRIVALSEAHDLLTRENWEGAELHDVTARLAALHGGADRFELSGPSVRLSPKTALSLSMALHELATNAMKYGALSTPEGQVRVAWDLAPEQGPARLDLTWVERGGPPVSVPTRRGFGSRLIQRGLAAELSGSAAIDFHPDGVVCRIRALLEA, encoded by the coding sequence ATGGGCGAGGGCAAACCGCGCGCCGCGCCTGTGCTGACCAGACTCGCCGGCGGTGTGATGGCCGAGCGGGTGCGCGCCTTCGACTGGTCCCAGACCTCCATCGGTCCCCGCGACGCCTGGTCGCCCAGCCTGCGCATGGCCGTGGACATGATCCTGGCCACCAACTTTCCGATGGCCCTGCGCTGGGGACCGGACCTCGTTCTGATCTATAACGACGCCTACGCCCCTGCCCTGCGCGAGCGGCATCCCGAGACGCTGGGCGCGCGGCTGGACCAGACCTCGCCCGACTTCCAGGCCTCGATCCGCGCCTTCCACGAGGACATCCTGGCCGGAACCAGCGGCGGCTTCGCCTTCGAGAAGCTGCCCCTGAAGGTGACGCGCGGCGGGGTCCAGGAGATCAGCTACTTCACCATCAGCTACAGCCCCGTCCCCGATGCGACCGCGCCGAACGGCGTCGGCGGGGTTCTGGTCACGGCGGTGGAGGTCTCGCAGTCCTTGGCCGCCGAGCAGACCCTGCGCACCACCCAGGAGCGCTACGAGATGGCGCGCGACGTCGCCGGGGTGGTCGGGGCCTGGGAGTGGGACATCCAGGCCAATAAGGTCTATGCCGACGCCCGCTACGCCGAGCTGCACAACGTATCGCCCGAATTCGCCGAGGCCGGCCTGCCGGTGCAGAGCTACACACCGGCCGTCCATCCCGACGACTGGCCCGCCGTTCGCGACACCGCCGTGAAGGCGGCCAACGAGGGAGGCGACTTCTCGTACGAATACCGCCTGGTGCAGGCGGACGGCTCGATCCGCTGGGTCTATACGCGCGGCCGGGCCTATCTGGGCGACGACGGCCAGCCGTCTCGTAACACCGGCGTCATCGTCGACATCACCGAGCGCAAGTCGGTCGAGGCCGAGCTCGCCGCCGCGCGCATGGATCTGGATCTCGCCGCCCAGGCCGCCGGCATGGGTCGCTGGGATCACAAGCCCCATATCGGCCAGCGCTTCTGGGACCCCCGCGCCCGCTCGATCTTCGGCCTGTCGCCTGACGAGGCGCCCTCGCAGGAGACCTTCGAGCGGCTGCTGCATCCGGACGATCGGCAAAGGGTCCGCGCGGCCGTGGCGGCCGCCACGGATCCGTCCGGCAGCGGCGCGATCAACCTCGAATATCGCATCCACCGCAACGACGACGGCGCCCTGCGCTGGGTGGAGATCTCCGGCCGCGCCTTCTTCGAGAGCGGCCAATGCGTGCGCTTCGTCGGCGTCGTTTCGGACGTCACCGAGCGCCGCGAAGCGGTAGACCGCGAGCGGCGTCAGGAAGAGACCCTGCGCCAGGCCGTCGACGCCGCCGACGTCGGCACCTGGGACCTCGACCTGGACACCGGCGTGCTCACCTTTTCCGACCGCTGCTACCAGATGTTCGGCCTCACGCTGGACCAGCCGGTGGATCGCGAGACCGTCTACGGGCTGATCCATCCGGCCGACTCCGATCGCGTGCGCGACACGACCAGGCGGGCCGTGGATCCTGACCTCCGCGCCGACTACGCCGTCGAGTATCGCGTCATCGGCCGCGACGACCATGTCGAACGGTGGCTGGGCGCGAAGGGCAAGGTGTTCTTCGGCGACGACGACAAGCCGCACCGTATCGTCGGCGCCCTGGTCAACATCACCGAGCGCAAGCGCGCCGAGCTGCACCTACGCCTGCTGGTCAACGAGTTGAACCACCGGGTGAAGAACAGCCTGGCCACCATCCAGGCCATCGCCGCCCAGAGCTTCAATGGCGCCCATGCGCTGGACCAGGCGCGGGAGGCGTTCTCTAACCGCATCGTCGCCCTCTCCGAGGCCCACGACCTGCTGACCCGCGAGAACTGGGAAGGCGCCGAGTTGCACGACGTCACGGCCCGCCTGGCCGCCCTGCACGGGGGGGCCGACCGTTTCGAACTGAGCGGGCCGTCGGTCCGCCTGTCGCCCAAGACCGCCCTGTCGCTGTCGATGGCGCTACACGAGCTGGCCACCAACGCCATGAAGTACGGGGCGCTGTCGACGCCGGAGGGCCAGGTCCGCGTCGCCTGGGACCTGGCGCCCGAGCAGGGGCCGGCGCGACTGGACCTGACCTGGGTCGAACGCGGCGGTCCGCCGGTCAGCGTCCCCACCCGTCGCGGCTTCGGCTCGCGCCTGATCCAGCGCGGCCTGGCGGCGGAGCTGTCCGGCTCGGCGGCGATCGATTTCCACCCCGACGGCGTGGTCTGCCGGATCAGGGCCTTGCTGGAGGCGTGA
- a CDS encoding pirin family protein yields the protein MIDLVFEARRRDLGNFEVGRILPFHAHRMVGPFTFLDHMGPAAFQPGFAKNADVRPHPHIGLSTLTYLFEGEITHRDSVGSLAVIKPNEVNWMTAGSGITHSERFEGLREHGGRMDGMQAWIALPKEYEEIDPSFTHHEGPADLPYYEEGGLKARLIAGEAFGAKSNVPVYSPLFYVHWELEPGTTAALPAEYAERAAYIAAGRVEVAGRELVETQMAVFAPGDTIVFKAIERSTVMLMGGEPVGPRFIEWNFVSSSKDRIEQAKADWKAGRMKLPDLDHDEFIPLPEGPPPPPQPL from the coding sequence ATGATCGACCTCGTCTTCGAAGCCCGTCGCCGTGATCTCGGCAATTTCGAAGTGGGCCGCATCCTGCCCTTCCACGCGCACCGCATGGTCGGGCCGTTCACCTTCCTCGACCACATGGGTCCGGCGGCCTTCCAGCCTGGCTTCGCCAAGAACGCCGACGTGCGCCCGCACCCGCATATCGGCCTGTCGACCCTGACCTATCTGTTCGAGGGCGAGATCACCCACCGCGACAGCGTCGGCTCGCTGGCGGTGATCAAGCCCAACGAGGTCAACTGGATGACCGCCGGCTCGGGGATCACCCACTCCGAACGCTTCGAGGGCCTGCGCGAGCACGGCGGGCGCATGGACGGCATGCAGGCCTGGATCGCCCTGCCCAAGGAATATGAGGAGATCGACCCCAGCTTCACCCACCACGAAGGGCCCGCGGACCTTCCATACTACGAGGAAGGCGGCCTGAAGGCGCGGCTGATCGCCGGCGAGGCGTTCGGCGCAAAGTCGAACGTTCCGGTCTATTCGCCGCTCTTCTATGTTCACTGGGAGCTGGAGCCGGGGACCACCGCCGCCCTGCCCGCCGAATATGCCGAACGCGCCGCCTATATCGCCGCCGGCCGGGTCGAGGTCGCCGGCCGCGAACTGGTAGAGACCCAGATGGCGGTGTTCGCGCCGGGCGACACCATCGTCTTCAAGGCCATCGAGCGCTCGACTGTCATGCTGATGGGCGGCGAGCCGGTCGGTCCGCGCTTCATCGAGTGGAACTTCGTCTCCTCGTCCAAGGACCGCATCGAGCAGGCCAAGGCCGACTGGAAGGCCGGCCGCATGAAGCTGCCCGACCTGGACCACGACGAGTTCATCCCCCTGCCAGAAGGCCCGCCGCCTCCGCCGCAGCCGCTGTAG
- a CDS encoding Flp family type IVb pilin — protein MKRFWTDESGATAIEYGLIIGLIALILVGGMTAFSAATNKALGKASEAIGT, from the coding sequence GTGAAGCGTTTCTGGACCGATGAGTCCGGCGCGACCGCGATCGAATACGGCCTCATCATCGGACTGATCGCCCTGATCCTCGTGGGCGGCATGACGGCGTTCAGCGCCGCCACCAACAAGGCGCTGGGCAAGGCCTCCGAGGCCATCGGCACCTAG
- the mutT gene encoding 8-oxo-dGTP diphosphatase MutT, whose protein sequence is MTKPIVLVAAAALIDVDGRVLICQRPQGKSLAGLWEFPGGKVEPGETPEECLIRELDEELGIKVAQACLAPFVFASHGYDSFHLMMPLYLLRRWEGQVTRKEHEGLAWVKPDKLADYPMPPADEPLVAWLRDLL, encoded by the coding sequence ATGACCAAGCCGATCGTCCTCGTCGCCGCCGCCGCCCTGATCGATGTCGACGGACGCGTGCTGATCTGTCAGCGGCCTCAGGGCAAGTCGTTGGCCGGCCTTTGGGAGTTCCCGGGCGGCAAGGTCGAACCGGGCGAGACCCCCGAGGAATGCCTGATCCGCGAGCTGGACGAGGAGCTGGGCATCAAGGTCGCCCAGGCCTGCCTCGCGCCGTTCGTTTTCGCATCCCACGGTTACGACTCTTTTCACCTCATGATGCCACTCTACCTGCTGCGCCGCTGGGAAGGCCAAGTGACGCGCAAGGAGCATGAGGGCCTGGCATGGGTGAAACCAGACAAGCTTGCGGACTACCCGATGCCGCCGGCGGACGAGCCCCTCGTGGCATGGCTGCGCGATCTGTTGTGA
- a CDS encoding AraC family transcriptional regulator, with protein sequence MSASTLSEAYAEITRIVARYAKDEAIESPIDGLFIVKRTSPTLPLHAHQRPSFWLVAQGRKCVTVGEEELHYGVGDCLLVALDMPMTSRITHASETEPHLCVGVEINPTRLAELMGRLPPETAAPTDGVRGVAVARAAPQLVDATLRLLRLLDRPKDVAALAPLIEQEILYHLLSGPCGARLLHIAWAEGQGHRVTRAVAWLREHFAETLRIEALADHVGMSESSLHHHFKAVTNMTPMQYQKQLRLYEARRLMLVEGLDVGAAGFAVGYQSPSQFSREYRRLYGLPPARDVEALRAPIAAE encoded by the coding sequence TTGAGCGCTTCCACCCTCTCCGAGGCCTATGCCGAGATCACGCGGATCGTCGCCCGTTACGCCAAGGACGAGGCCATCGAGTCGCCGATCGACGGCCTCTTCATCGTCAAGCGCACCTCGCCGACCCTGCCGCTGCACGCCCATCAGAGACCGTCTTTCTGGCTGGTGGCCCAGGGCCGCAAGTGCGTGACGGTCGGCGAGGAGGAACTGCACTACGGCGTCGGCGACTGCCTGCTGGTCGCCCTGGACATGCCGATGACCTCGCGCATCACCCACGCCAGCGAAACCGAGCCTCACCTGTGCGTCGGCGTGGAGATCAATCCGACCCGGCTGGCCGAACTAATGGGCCGGCTGCCGCCCGAGACGGCCGCTCCGACCGACGGGGTGCGCGGGGTCGCCGTCGCGCGCGCCGCGCCACAGTTGGTGGACGCCACCTTGCGGCTGCTGCGCCTGCTGGATCGTCCCAAGGACGTGGCCGCCCTGGCCCCCCTGATCGAGCAGGAGATTCTGTATCATCTGCTGAGCGGCCCCTGTGGCGCTCGCTTGCTGCACATCGCCTGGGCCGAGGGACAGGGCCATCGCGTCACGCGCGCCGTCGCCTGGCTGCGCGAGCACTTCGCCGAGACCCTGCGCATCGAGGCGCTGGCCGACCATGTGGGCATGAGCGAAAGCTCGCTGCACCACCACTTCAAGGCCGTCACCAACATGACGCCGATGCAGTACCAGAAGCAGCTGCGCCTCTACGAGGCCCGCCGCCTGATGCTGGTCGAGGGCCTGGACGTCGGCGCGGCCGGCTTCGCGGTCGGCTACCAGAGCCCCTCGCAGTTCAGCCGCGAGTACCGCCGCCTCTACGGCCTACCCCCAGCCCGCGACGTCGAGGCCCTCCGCGCCCCGATCGCGGCGGAGTAG
- a CDS encoding ABC transporter ATP-binding protein produces the protein MGADLTEALIVRGLNKTFAKPAVSDLDLTVHAGELYALLGPNGAGKTTTLRMVAGLTQPDSGEVAIFGVDARKDPAGAKALLAWAPDEAMIYDKLSPLEYLEFVAGLWNIEPKAAKAKAEQLLETLGLTSEARRRCEGFSRGMKQKVALAGALIHDPKLLILDEPLTGLDAAAARLVKDMLQARVDAGGTVILTTHILEVAERMSDRIGIIAGGRLLAEGTLDELRGKAGEASGRTLEDVFLQLTSEAAPARIGA, from the coding sequence TTGGGGGCGGATTTGACGGAAGCCTTGATCGTTCGCGGGTTGAACAAGACGTTCGCCAAGCCCGCGGTGTCCGACCTCGACCTGACGGTCCACGCGGGCGAGCTCTATGCGCTGCTGGGACCCAATGGGGCCGGCAAGACCACCACCTTGCGGATGGTCGCCGGCCTGACCCAGCCCGATAGCGGCGAGGTGGCGATCTTCGGCGTCGACGCCCGCAAGGATCCGGCGGGGGCCAAGGCCCTGCTGGCCTGGGCGCCGGACGAGGCGATGATCTACGACAAGCTCAGCCCGCTTGAATATCTGGAGTTCGTCGCGGGCCTCTGGAACATAGAGCCCAAGGCGGCGAAGGCGAAGGCCGAGCAGTTGCTGGAGACCCTGGGCCTGACCAGCGAGGCGCGGCGGCGGTGCGAAGGCTTCTCGCGCGGCATGAAGCAGAAGGTCGCCCTGGCCGGGGCGCTGATCCACGATCCCAAGCTGCTGATCCTGGACGAGCCGCTGACCGGCCTGGACGCCGCCGCCGCGCGCCTGGTCAAGGACATGCTGCAGGCCCGTGTCGACGCCGGCGGCACGGTGATCCTGACCACCCACATTCTCGAAGTCGCCGAGCGCATGTCCGACCGTATCGGCATCATCGCCGGCGGCCGCCTGCTGGCCGAGGGCACGCTGGACGAGCTGCGCGGCAAGGCCGGCGAGGCTAGCGGCCGCACCCTGGAAGACGTCTTCCTGCAACTGACCTCGGAAGCGGCCCCCGCGAGGATCGGCGCGTGA